One window from the genome of Bradyrhizobium xenonodulans encodes:
- a CDS encoding extracellular solute-binding protein, whose translation MMKALGSLSRRRFLTASASLGIGTIAAPCVARADDPTLRITGWGGKWGDIMKAEIGPAFESEFKCKLQTDSAFPYLPKLQASSRSAPIYDVLHTNSNEQWAAAEMGLVEPKIDPKLVPNLADVYPYAISDKIVGVSIFTSAIGLGLRTDKGYGAITSWKELWDAKYNGVRGGYVIPVNSLGQAFLMMCGTLFGKGQTDLDAAYTALEKLKPIKIVDFTGAMEKMLLSGEVGLCVIHDSGIYRYDGQNQPTDFVSPSEGVLSLEQVLTITPGSKMKELANAYVNYMLRPEVQKRLAETVWYSPANKKVKLDAKYDAKLLTTPEKVSKLIQVDWKWYNERKDEIDQRVNRIFRA comes from the coding sequence ATGATGAAAGCTCTGGGATCGCTCAGCCGCCGCCGTTTTCTGACCGCGAGCGCCTCGCTCGGCATCGGCACGATCGCTGCGCCTTGCGTCGCGCGAGCCGACGATCCGACGCTGCGCATCACCGGCTGGGGCGGCAAATGGGGCGACATCATGAAGGCCGAGATCGGCCCCGCCTTCGAGAGCGAGTTCAAGTGCAAGCTCCAGACCGACTCCGCCTTCCCGTACTTGCCGAAGCTCCAGGCGAGCTCGCGCTCGGCACCGATCTACGACGTGCTGCACACCAATTCCAACGAGCAATGGGCCGCGGCCGAGATGGGCCTGGTCGAGCCGAAGATCGATCCCAAGCTCGTGCCGAACCTCGCCGACGTCTACCCCTACGCGATCAGCGACAAGATCGTCGGCGTCTCGATCTTCACCAGCGCCATCGGCCTTGGGCTGCGCACCGACAAGGGCTATGGCGCCATCACCTCCTGGAAGGAGCTGTGGGACGCCAAGTATAACGGCGTCCGCGGCGGCTACGTCATCCCCGTCAACAGCCTCGGCCAGGCCTTCCTGATGATGTGCGGCACGCTGTTCGGCAAGGGCCAGACCGATCTCGATGCCGCTTACACCGCGCTGGAGAAGCTAAAGCCGATCAAGATCGTCGATTTCACCGGCGCGATGGAGAAGATGCTGCTGTCGGGCGAGGTCGGCCTCTGCGTCATCCACGATTCCGGCATCTACCGCTATGACGGCCAGAACCAGCCGACCGACTTCGTCTCGCCGAGCGAAGGCGTGCTGTCGCTGGAGCAGGTTTTGACCATCACGCCCGGCAGCAAGATGAAGGAGCTCGCCAACGCCTACGTCAACTACATGCTCCGTCCCGAGGTGCAGAAGCGCCTTGCGGAGACCGTGTGGTATTCGCCGGCCAACAAGAAGGTGAAGCTCGACGCAAAATACGACGCCAAGCTGCTCACCACGCCCGAGAAGGTCTCGAAGCTGATCCAGGTCGACTGGAAATGGTACAACGAGCGCAAGGACGAGATCGACCAGCGCGTCAACCGGATCTTCCGCGCATGA
- a CDS encoding ABC transporter permease → MSSTATTRPNGLALFILPSALLFALFFFLPIGLMALMSVLTGNPVVMPKVAFTTRHYARMIGDPYYLEVIWTTIRIGLVTTLVALLIGYPLAHWMARIKSRTGHALLLMAVLAPMLTGIVVRTFAWMTLLSDKGVINETLLAFGLISQPLKLMYSETGIVVGLVHIYVPFMVLTLTGVIGRIDERLEQAAENLGASPLRAFIEVTLPLSLPGILAGSLLVFALAISAYVTPILLGGFQIMTLPILIYQQISANFNVGFAAALGIVLLMISLLLVVAYNRALGLVSGQRELQ, encoded by the coding sequence ATGAGCAGCACCGCGACCACGCGCCCTAACGGCCTTGCGCTCTTCATCCTGCCGAGCGCGCTGCTGTTCGCCTTGTTCTTCTTCCTGCCGATCGGGCTGATGGCGCTGATGAGCGTGCTGACCGGCAACCCGGTGGTGATGCCGAAGGTCGCCTTCACCACCCGTCATTACGCCCGCATGATCGGCGATCCCTATTATCTCGAGGTGATCTGGACCACGATCCGGATCGGGCTCGTCACCACGCTGGTCGCGCTTCTCATCGGCTATCCGCTGGCGCACTGGATGGCACGCATCAAGAGCCGCACCGGACACGCGCTGCTGCTGATGGCGGTGCTGGCGCCGATGCTGACCGGCATCGTGGTGCGCACCTTCGCCTGGATGACGCTGCTGTCCGACAAGGGCGTGATCAACGAGACCCTGCTCGCGTTCGGCCTGATCTCTCAGCCGTTGAAACTGATGTACAGCGAGACCGGCATCGTGGTCGGCCTCGTCCACATCTACGTGCCCTTCATGGTGCTGACGCTGACAGGCGTGATCGGCCGCATCGACGAGCGGCTGGAGCAGGCCGCCGAAAATCTCGGCGCCAGCCCGTTGCGCGCCTTCATCGAGGTGACGCTGCCGCTCAGCCTGCCCGGCATCCTCGCCGGCTCGCTCCTGGTGTTCGCGCTCGCGATCAGCGCCTATGTCACCCCGATCCTGCTCGGCGGCTTCCAGATCATGACGCTGCCGATCCTGATCTACCAGCAGATCTCCGCGAACTTCAACGTCGGCTTCGCCGCCGCGCTCGGCATCGTCCTGCTGATGATCTCGCTGCTGCTCGTCGTCGCCTATAACCGCGCGCTCGGCCTCGTCTCCGGCCAGCGCGAGTTGCAGTGA
- a CDS encoding IclR family transcriptional regulator, whose product MSALTNAIEILRCFSSARPDLSFADVMALTGKPKSSTSRLLRSLRDCGLLEQDPHTRRYRPGLLTFELGRLHRAHDDLISMAERELREVCARTGHTGYIAVLDGYEQVVLRIVPGSNPLRVVNPPGQRTPALATSNGRAMLARLSDEDIRARVPATYPKLPRNSPQNFKQLMARLDEIRRTGVSDAADESIEGVGSQGFALKSGETGEMIGIAVSYSVQATTAAERANVRRELAAMATKLRRLTGDPLDQAATRIQTGTR is encoded by the coding sequence ATGAGCGCGCTCACCAACGCCATCGAGATTCTCCGCTGCTTCTCCAGCGCGCGGCCGGATCTGTCGTTCGCGGACGTGATGGCGCTGACCGGCAAGCCGAAGAGCTCGACCTCACGATTGCTGCGGTCGTTGCGCGATTGCGGCCTGCTCGAGCAGGACCCCCACACCCGCCGCTACCGGCCGGGCCTGCTCACCTTCGAGCTCGGCCGGCTGCACCGCGCCCATGACGACCTCATCAGCATGGCCGAGCGCGAGCTGCGCGAGGTCTGCGCGCGGACCGGACACACCGGCTACATCGCGGTACTCGACGGCTACGAGCAGGTCGTGCTCCGCATCGTGCCGGGCTCGAACCCCTTGCGCGTCGTCAATCCGCCGGGCCAGCGCACGCCGGCGCTCGCCACGTCGAACGGCCGCGCCATGCTCGCCCGCCTCTCCGACGAGGATATCCGCGCGCGGGTGCCGGCGACCTATCCAAAACTGCCGCGCAACTCGCCGCAGAACTTCAAGCAGTTGATGGCGCGCCTCGACGAGATCCGCCGTACCGGCGTGTCGGACGCGGCCGATGAATCGATCGAGGGCGTCGGTTCGCAAGGTTTTGCGCTCAAGAGCGGCGAGACCGGCGAGATGATCGGGATCGCGGTGTCCTATTCGGTGCAGGCCACCACCGCCGCCGAGCGCGCCAATGTCCGCCGCGAGCTCGCGGCGATGGCCACGAAATTGCGACGACTGACGGGCGATCCGCTCGATCAGGCTGCAACCCGCATTCAGACGGGGACGCGATGA
- a CDS encoding alpha/beta hydrolase produces MTDFIHRFEPATSAGSPPLLLLHGTGGDENDLLGLGKMISSGSALLSPRGRVLEHGMPRFFRRLSEGVFDEDDVRKRAHELGDFVAETRKRYGIAAPVAVGFSNGANIAAALLLLRPDALAGAILLRAMVPLSGPPKAELGGKPVLLLSGQADPIVPASNSAQLAALLSEAGASVEHKVLPAGHQLSQADVTLARGWIGSIAAEAA; encoded by the coding sequence ATGACCGACTTCATCCATCGCTTCGAGCCCGCGACCAGCGCGGGCTCCCCTCCGCTCCTGCTGCTGCACGGCACCGGCGGCGACGAGAACGACCTGCTCGGGCTCGGCAAGATGATCTCGTCAGGCTCCGCCCTGCTCTCGCCGCGCGGCCGCGTGCTCGAGCACGGCATGCCGCGCTTCTTCCGCCGCCTTTCGGAGGGCGTGTTCGACGAGGACGATGTGCGCAAGCGCGCGCACGAACTCGGCGACTTCGTCGCGGAGACGCGAAAGCGATATGGCATCGCCGCGCCCGTCGCGGTCGGCTTCTCCAACGGCGCCAACATCGCAGCCGCGCTGTTGCTGCTGAGGCCTGACGCGCTGGCGGGCGCCATCCTGTTGCGCGCCATGGTGCCGCTGTCGGGGCCGCCCAAGGCGGAGCTTGGCGGCAAGCCGGTGCTGCTGCTCTCCGGGCAGGCCGATCCGATCGTGCCGGCGAGTAATTCGGCGCAACTTGCCGCGCTGCTCTCCGAAGCGGGCGCGAGCGTCGAGCACAAGGTGCTGCCGGCGGGCCATCAATTGTCGCAGGCCGACGTCACGCTCGCCCGCGGCTGGATCGGCAGCATCGCCGCCGAAGCGGCCTGA
- a CDS encoding ring-cleaving dioxygenase, which produces MSGLHHVTAIAGDPIRNFGFYTRDLGLRFVKKTVNFDDPGTYHFYYGDETGRPGTILTFFPWAGVPAGRRGVGETHQTAFRVPQRSLGYWTQRFTEKGIAYEALEKRFGESVLPFTDPDGMALALVGVPGAENEPGRSNGDVPTEHAIRGFHGVTLLLDSAAKTAAVLTDVFGFKETGREGSVIRFKASGDTEGSVVDIYEAKGFLRGHQGGGSVHHIAFRAADDAEQGQMAQKLVSNHGLHPTEQRDRNYFRSIYFREPGGVLFEIATDIPGFAVDEPVATLGRDLKLPSFLEAQRKQIEGVLPSLEESAS; this is translated from the coding sequence ATGTCTGGACTGCACCACGTCACCGCGATCGCCGGCGACCCCATCCGCAATTTCGGCTTTTACACCCGGGATCTCGGCCTGCGCTTCGTCAAGAAGACGGTCAATTTCGACGATCCCGGCACCTATCACTTCTATTATGGCGACGAGACCGGCCGTCCCGGCACCATCCTGACCTTCTTCCCCTGGGCCGGCGTGCCCGCGGGGCGCCGCGGCGTCGGCGAAACCCATCAGACCGCCTTCCGCGTGCCGCAGCGCTCGCTCGGCTACTGGACCCAGCGCTTCACCGAGAAGGGCATTGCCTACGAGGCGCTGGAGAAGCGCTTTGGCGAATCCGTGCTGCCGTTCACCGATCCTGACGGCATGGCGCTCGCCCTGGTCGGCGTCCCCGGTGCCGAGAACGAGCCCGGCCGGAGCAATGGCGACGTGCCCACCGAGCACGCGATCCGCGGCTTTCACGGCGTAACCCTGCTGCTCGACAGCGCGGCCAAGACGGCTGCCGTCCTCACCGACGTGTTCGGCTTCAAGGAGACGGGACGCGAAGGCTCGGTGATCCGCTTCAAGGCATCTGGCGACACTGAGGGCAGCGTCGTCGACATCTACGAGGCCAAGGGCTTTTTGCGGGGACACCAGGGCGGCGGCTCCGTCCACCACATCGCCTTCCGCGCGGCTGACGATGCCGAGCAGGGCCAGATGGCGCAAAAGCTCGTGAGCAATCACGGCCTGCATCCGACCGAGCAGCGGGACCGCAACTACTTCCGCTCGATCTACTTCCGCGAGCCCGGCGGCGTGCTGTTCGAAATCGCGACCGACATCCCCGGCTTCGCCGTCGACGAACCCGTCGCGACGCTGGGACGCGACCTGAAGCTGCCGAGCTTCCTCGAAGCGCAGCGCAAGCAGATCGAGGGCGTGCTGCCGAGCCTGGAAGAGAGCGCGTCATGA
- a CDS encoding ABC transporter permease, whose translation MQTTASHSPSLAASRPAAPARTAGSVRRSGRTLYLAINIAILAFLLAPIAIVVVFALNPTPFIQFPPVGVSLRWFEKFFASRDFMHALGFSLEVAVLTTVSATILGASAALALARGNLPGTRLIVATMLSPLMLPAILTGLALFQTYVLLDVGRPTWGLVAGHTLVTLPYVVRTTLAVLHNFDTRLEEAARNLGASPLRTFFEVTLPLIKPGVLAGAIFAFIVSFDQFPVSLFLVSPGNETLPVTLFNYLKFDLDGTIGAASVVSIVLAFVVVIGLDRTVGLRSYVKL comes from the coding sequence ATGCAAACCACGGCCTCGCACAGCCCATCGCTCGCAGCAAGCCGGCCGGCCGCACCCGCGCGGACCGCCGGAAGCGTCAGGCGTTCCGGCCGCACCCTCTATCTCGCGATCAACATCGCCATCCTGGCCTTCCTGCTGGCCCCGATCGCGATCGTCGTCGTGTTCGCCCTGAACCCCACACCCTTCATCCAGTTCCCGCCGGTCGGCGTGTCCTTGCGCTGGTTCGAGAAATTCTTCGCCTCGCGCGACTTCATGCATGCGCTCGGCTTCAGCCTCGAAGTTGCGGTCCTCACCACCGTGTCCGCAACGATCCTCGGCGCCTCCGCCGCGCTGGCGCTGGCGCGCGGCAATCTGCCGGGCACGAGGCTGATCGTGGCGACGATGCTCTCGCCGCTGATGCTGCCGGCGATCCTGACCGGACTTGCGCTGTTCCAGACCTATGTGCTGCTCGACGTGGGACGTCCGACCTGGGGTCTCGTGGCCGGCCACACGCTGGTGACGCTGCCTTATGTGGTGCGCACCACGCTCGCCGTCCTGCATAATTTCGACACCCGCCTCGAGGAAGCCGCACGCAATCTCGGCGCCAGCCCGTTGCGCACTTTCTTCGAGGTGACGCTGCCGCTGATCAAGCCGGGCGTGCTGGCAGGCGCCATCTTCGCCTTCATCGTCTCCTTCGACCAGTTTCCGGTCTCGCTGTTCCTGGTCTCACCGGGCAACGAGACGCTGCCGGTCACGCTGTTCAACTACCTCAAGTTCGATCTGGACGGGACCATTGGCGCTGCGTCCGTCGTCTCGATCGTGCTCGCGTTCGTCGTCGTCATCGGGCTCGACCGCACGGTGGGCTTGCGCTCCTACGTCAAATTGTAA
- a CDS encoding hydantoinase/oxoprolinase family protein, translating into MKRIGIDVGGTNTDAVLIVDEKVVHSVKRPTTADVTSGILDALRALRAEPAAAVKVDAVVIGTTHFINAVVQRRHVQKIAAIRIGMPASASLPPFCDWPTDLASLVNGDIFMLEGGHDYDGRPFMPLDIAGLKSAARKIKDAGLRSVAVCSSFSPLDPSCETTAREILAEICPDVAVTMSHDLGRIGLLERENAALLNASLHDLAITTVAAFRKAIADSGIDAPLFLTQNDGTVMQAEIATAFPVMSFASGATNSMRGAAHLSGLDDAMVVDVGGTTSDIGQLRHGFPREANAVVEVGGVRTLFRMPDLLSIGLGGGSHVDEEPVRVGPLSVGYRLTSDALVFGGDRLTATDIAVAAGLIDIGDRSRVANLPKRLIDAALRDAWRKLEEDIDRMKTEAGDVPLLAVGGGAFLVPDRLPGISEIVRVPHGDCANAVGAAIAQVSGEADQVFRDLSREDAIAAARDIAADRAVQAGAARDSLKTVDVEDMPIAYLPGNALRVRVRVAGAIADPDLPAAA; encoded by the coding sequence ATGAAACGCATTGGCATCGATGTCGGCGGCACCAACACGGACGCCGTGCTGATCGTCGACGAGAAGGTCGTCCATTCCGTCAAGCGTCCGACCACGGCTGACGTCACTTCGGGCATCCTCGACGCGCTCAGGGCGTTGCGCGCGGAGCCCGCCGCCGCGGTGAAGGTCGATGCGGTCGTGATCGGCACCACGCATTTCATCAACGCGGTGGTGCAGCGCCGCCACGTGCAGAAGATCGCCGCGATCCGCATCGGCATGCCCGCCAGTGCCTCGCTGCCACCGTTCTGCGACTGGCCGACAGATCTCGCCTCGCTCGTCAACGGCGATATCTTCATGCTGGAGGGCGGCCACGATTATGACGGCCGCCCGTTCATGCCGCTCGACATCGCTGGTCTCAAGAGCGCGGCGCGAAAAATCAAGGATGCGGGCCTGCGCTCGGTCGCGGTGTGCTCGAGCTTCTCCCCGCTCGATCCCTCCTGCGAAACCACCGCGCGCGAAATCCTCGCCGAGATCTGCCCCGACGTTGCGGTGACGATGTCGCACGATCTCGGCCGCATCGGTCTTCTGGAGCGCGAGAACGCCGCACTGCTCAACGCCTCCCTGCACGACCTCGCCATCACCACGGTTGCGGCCTTCCGCAAGGCGATCGCCGACAGCGGCATCGACGCGCCGCTGTTCCTCACCCAGAACGACGGCACCGTGATGCAGGCCGAGATCGCCACCGCGTTCCCGGTGATGAGCTTTGCCTCCGGCGCCACCAATTCCATGCGCGGCGCCGCGCACCTCTCCGGTCTCGACGACGCCATGGTCGTCGACGTCGGCGGCACCACGTCCGATATCGGCCAACTGCGTCACGGCTTCCCGCGCGAAGCCAATGCCGTGGTCGAGGTCGGCGGCGTGCGCACGCTGTTCCGGATGCCTGACCTGTTGTCGATCGGGCTCGGCGGCGGCAGCCATGTCGACGAGGAGCCGGTCCGCGTCGGCCCGCTCAGCGTCGGCTATCGCCTGACGTCGGATGCACTGGTATTCGGCGGCGACCGCCTCACGGCCACCGACATTGCGGTTGCTGCCGGCCTGATCGACATCGGCGATCGCTCCCGCGTCGCCAATCTGCCCAAACGCCTGATCGATGCCGCGCTGCGCGATGCCTGGCGCAAGCTGGAGGAAGACATCGACCGCATGAAGACCGAAGCCGGCGACGTGCCGTTGCTGGCGGTCGGCGGCGGCGCCTTCCTGGTGCCGGATCGCTTGCCCGGCATTTCCGAGATCGTACGCGTCCCCCATGGCGACTGCGCCAATGCGGTGGGCGCCGCGATCGCACAGGTCTCAGGCGAAGCCGACCAGGTGTTCCGCGATCTCAGCCGTGAGGATGCGATCGCAGCGGCGCGGGATATCGCCGCCGACCGTGCCGTCCAGGCCGGCGCGGCGCGCGACAGCCTCAAGACCGTCGACGTCGAGGACATGCCGATCGCCTATCTGCCCGGCAACGCGCTCCGTGTCCGCGTCCGCGTCGCGGGCGCGATCGCCGATCCGGATCTGCCTGCGGCGGCGTAG
- a CDS encoding DUF917 domain-containing protein, with product MSKAELKTISLEEIEALAVGAWILGTGGGGSPYLGLLNLRRLYAEGTRVQLMSPLDLDDEDWVAVVSNMGAPLVGQERLADSRNIARAVRMQEEINNIKFRAVMSVEIGGGNGVQALMAAAHLGIPVVDADCMGRAFPEAQMTSVAIGDLRPYPCTLYDPRGIEAVVTKVPSWKWMERASRKICVEMGSIASTSKAPRTGREVKDWGIHFTTTKAIRIGRAVQEANRRHEDPIAALLATEGGKKLFTGKIVDVARRTTEGFLRGTAMVDGSDADRGTKLKLSFQNEWIVAWRDEDAIATSPDLICVLDSVNGHGIGTETIRYGQRVTVVALPAPAVLTSPRGLEFVGPRAFGYDLDFRSLFSPAAAGA from the coding sequence GTGAGCAAGGCGGAATTGAAGACGATCAGCCTCGAGGAGATCGAGGCGCTCGCGGTCGGCGCCTGGATTCTCGGCACCGGCGGCGGCGGCAGCCCCTATCTCGGCCTGCTCAATCTGCGCCGGCTCTATGCCGAGGGCACCCGCGTGCAATTGATGTCGCCGCTCGACCTCGACGACGAGGACTGGGTTGCCGTGGTCTCCAACATGGGCGCACCGCTGGTGGGACAGGAGCGGCTTGCCGACAGCCGCAACATCGCGCGCGCGGTGCGCATGCAGGAAGAGATCAACAACATCAAGTTCCGCGCCGTGATGTCGGTCGAGATCGGCGGCGGCAACGGCGTGCAGGCGCTGATGGCAGCCGCCCATCTCGGCATCCCCGTGGTCGATGCCGACTGCATGGGCCGCGCCTTCCCCGAGGCGCAGATGACCTCGGTCGCGATCGGGGACCTGCGCCCCTACCCCTGCACGCTGTACGATCCGCGCGGCATCGAGGCCGTGGTGACGAAGGTGCCGAGCTGGAAGTGGATGGAGCGGGCGAGCCGAAAGATCTGCGTCGAGATGGGCTCGATCGCCTCCACCAGCAAGGCGCCGCGCACCGGACGCGAGGTGAAGGATTGGGGCATCCACTTCACCACCACCAAGGCGATCCGCATCGGCCGCGCCGTGCAGGAGGCCAACCGGCGCCACGAGGATCCGATCGCGGCGCTGCTCGCAACCGAAGGCGGCAAGAAGCTCTTCACCGGCAAGATCGTCGATGTGGCGCGGCGCACCACGGAGGGGTTCCTGCGCGGCACGGCAATGGTCGACGGCAGCGATGCCGATCGCGGCACGAAACTAAAACTCTCGTTCCAGAACGAATGGATCGTGGCCTGGCGCGACGAGGACGCGATTGCGACATCGCCCGATCTGATCTGCGTGCTCGACAGCGTCAACGGCCACGGCATCGGCACCGAGACCATCCGCTACGGCCAGCGCGTCACCGTCGTGGCACTTCCGGCGCCGGCCGTGCTGACGAGCCCCCGCGGTCTCGAATTCGTCGGCCCGCGCGCCTTCGGCTACGACCTCGATTTCCGTTCCCTCTTCTCGCCCGCTGCGGCTGGAGCCTAA
- a CDS encoding ABC transporter ATP-binding protein has product MSASIEIAGVSKVYDGGVRAVDAVAMDIRQGEFFSLLGPSGCGKTTTLRMIAGFEMPSAGAIRVDGADITHVPAHKRDMGMVFQNYALFPHRTVAENVAFGLRMRGLDKASIAAKVKAALAMVELSGLEARRPAQLSGGQQQRVALARAIVIAPRVLLCDEPLGALDKKLRQQMQFELKQLQKKLGLTLVFVTHDQEEALAMSDRIAVMNGGRVEQVGTPAEIYNQPTTRFVADFIGDTNIFRGERIGPNLDVGKGLILALPPTEAQGIGVLSVALRPEKISLSPRSDTAITAGSSAHGTVENTNFLGGAVLYRITLEGGHRVLVQQPNAGTSRLFVPGNGVTLQWTPADLVVLKD; this is encoded by the coding sequence ATGAGCGCGTCGATCGAGATCGCCGGCGTCAGCAAGGTCTATGACGGCGGCGTGCGCGCGGTCGATGCGGTCGCCATGGACATCCGGCAGGGCGAGTTCTTCTCCCTGCTCGGCCCGTCCGGCTGTGGCAAGACCACGACGCTGCGGATGATCGCGGGCTTCGAGATGCCGAGCGCGGGCGCGATCCGCGTCGATGGCGCCGATATCACCCACGTGCCCGCGCACAAGCGCGACATGGGCATGGTGTTCCAGAACTACGCACTGTTCCCGCATCGCACCGTCGCCGAGAACGTCGCCTTCGGCCTGCGCATGCGCGGGCTCGACAAGGCCAGCATCGCGGCCAAGGTGAAGGCAGCGCTGGCCATGGTCGAGCTGTCCGGCCTCGAAGCGCGCCGTCCCGCCCAGCTTTCCGGCGGTCAGCAGCAGCGCGTCGCGCTCGCCCGCGCCATCGTGATCGCGCCGCGCGTCCTGCTCTGCGACGAGCCGCTCGGCGCGCTCGACAAGAAGCTGCGCCAGCAGATGCAGTTCGAGCTCAAGCAGCTCCAGAAGAAGCTGGGTCTCACGCTCGTGTTCGTCACCCACGACCAGGAAGAAGCGCTGGCGATGTCCGACCGCATCGCGGTGATGAACGGCGGCCGGGTCGAGCAGGTCGGAACGCCCGCCGAGATCTACAACCAGCCCACCACCCGCTTCGTCGCCGACTTCATCGGCGACACCAACATCTTCCGCGGCGAGCGCATCGGACCGAACCTGGACGTCGGCAAAGGCCTGATCCTGGCGCTGCCGCCGACCGAGGCGCAAGGCATCGGCGTTCTCTCCGTGGCGCTCCGACCGGAAAAGATCAGCCTCTCGCCGCGTTCTGACACCGCCATCACAGCCGGCAGCTCCGCCCACGGCACCGTCGAGAACACCAACTTCCTCGGCGGCGCCGTGCTCTACCGCATCACCCTCGAGGGCGGCCATCGCGTCCTCGTGCAGCAGCCCAATGCAGGCACGAGCCGCCTGTTCGTTCCCGGCAACGGTGTCACGCTTCAGTGGACGCCGGCCGATCTCGTCGTCTTGAAGGACTAG
- a CDS encoding AroM family protein — translation MNMPLQHQRVGVVVIGQSPRPTVASEIATVLSPGIQIELRGALDGMSRAEIDAIPPMDGYDTLFTLLPNGDGVTISKKEVERRASQQIIRFKHEGVGVTLMACTGKFPNLAADGLVILPSAILHNLVEAVLPKGRLGVFSPLPEQTVLIDKKWQRDGVEVVGITLRPGSNDATVDEAARTMADLEPDLVVMDCISYTSANKARVRTAYPGPVILGIAAAARIVEELVS, via the coding sequence ATGAACATGCCATTGCAGCACCAGCGCGTCGGGGTCGTCGTGATCGGCCAGAGCCCGCGTCCCACCGTCGCGTCCGAGATCGCCACCGTGCTCTCGCCCGGCATCCAGATCGAGCTGCGCGGCGCGCTCGACGGCATGAGCCGCGCCGAGATCGACGCCATCCCGCCAATGGACGGCTACGACACGCTGTTCACGCTGCTGCCGAACGGCGACGGCGTCACCATCAGCAAGAAGGAGGTGGAGCGGCGCGCGAGCCAGCAGATCATCCGCTTCAAGCATGAGGGCGTCGGCGTCACGCTGATGGCCTGCACCGGCAAATTCCCCAATCTCGCGGCCGATGGCCTCGTCATCCTGCCCTCGGCCATCCTGCATAATCTCGTCGAGGCGGTGCTGCCGAAGGGCCGGCTCGGCGTGTTCTCGCCGCTGCCCGAGCAGACCGTGCTGATCGACAAGAAGTGGCAGCGCGACGGCGTCGAGGTGGTCGGCATCACGCTGCGTCCCGGTTCGAACGACGCCACGGTCGACGAGGCCGCACGCACGATGGCCGACCTCGAACCCGATCTCGTGGTGATGGATTGCATCAGCTACACCAGCGCCAACAAGGCGCGCGTGCGCACCGCCTATCCCGGTCCGGTGATCCTCGGCATCGCCGCGGCCGCCCGCATCGTCGAGGAGCTGGTGTCGTGA
- a CDS encoding magnesium transporter CorA family protein: MLKLYRWPTDDWQGIGAEMPTEIIWADLLNATTEEKQFVERLLKIRIPSQESLSEIEASSRLILDHGTLYLGSPAVRLNEHNEAEITPVGFVIGPHVLVTVRFAELPIFDDIGKRIGSDDSLENGMCVFTSLLEAMIDRGADVLEHLGARVDTLSRGVFKGGLVRTQRPVRSSRRMREALENIGELADRLAKARDVLLGVGRIASFAGDVGSAWITEASKKRLHAVSKDVVSLSDYETRLTDKIQLLLDAVLGFINIQQNELFKILTIVSVVGVPPTILVGIWGMNFKHMPELDWTFGYPLAWLAIIATGVLPLIWFKRRGWFD; this comes from the coding sequence TTGCTTAAACTCTACAGATGGCCGACCGACGACTGGCAAGGCATCGGCGCGGAGATGCCCACCGAGATCATCTGGGCCGACCTCCTGAACGCGACCACGGAGGAAAAGCAGTTCGTCGAACGATTGCTGAAGATACGCATTCCGTCGCAGGAGTCCCTCAGCGAGATCGAGGCGTCGAGCCGCCTGATTCTCGACCACGGCACGCTCTATCTCGGCTCGCCGGCGGTCCGCCTCAACGAGCACAACGAGGCCGAGATCACGCCGGTGGGTTTCGTCATCGGCCCGCACGTGCTCGTGACGGTGCGCTTTGCCGAGCTGCCGATCTTCGACGACATCGGCAAGCGTATCGGCTCCGATGACAGCCTGGAAAACGGCATGTGCGTGTTCACCAGCCTGCTCGAGGCCATGATCGACCGCGGCGCCGATGTGCTGGAGCATCTCGGCGCGCGGGTCGATACGCTCTCGCGCGGCGTCTTCAAGGGCGGACTCGTTCGCACCCAGCGGCCGGTCCGGTCCAGCCGCAGGATGCGCGAGGCGCTGGAGAATATCGGCGAGCTGGCCGACCGCCTGGCCAAGGCGCGCGACGTTCTGCTCGGCGTCGGGCGAATTGCGTCGTTTGCGGGCGACGTCGGAAGCGCGTGGATCACGGAGGCGTCGAAAAAGCGCCTTCACGCCGTGTCGAAGGACGTCGTCTCGCTCAGCGACTACGAGACGCGGCTGACGGACAAGATCCAGCTCCTGCTCGATGCCGTGCTCGGCTTCATCAACATCCAGCAGAACGAGCTGTTCAAGATCCTCACGATCGTGTCCGTGGTCGGCGTGCCGCCCACCATCCTGGTGGGCATCTGGGGCATGAACTTCAAGCACATGCCCGAGCTGGACTGGACGTTCGGCTACCCGCTGGCCTGGCTCGCAATCATTGCCACCGGGGTGCTGCCGCTGATCTGGTTCAAGCGGCGCGGCTGGTTCGATTGA